One region of Pirellulales bacterium genomic DNA includes:
- a CDS encoding glycosyltransferase: protein MSLLNRYEEVVGRPEIERLRHLATRLGGKKIIHVNSTRQGGGVAEILGWMIPLMNELGIDAHWEVIQGNADFYRVTKSFHNGLQGLPVNLRPADFKLHLDLNEANARRLDLEADVVFIHDPQPMFLPRFSTPGKVGRWVWRCHIDASRPNRAVWKHLAAGIADYEATIFSMASFTRPLNRPMFLIPPSIDPLAVKNSPLDDVERIAILERLGIDPERPMLLQVSRFDRFKDPLGVVEAFRLVKPAHPELQLVLVGGPADDDPEGAEVLNEVLERAGDDPDLHVLLLPSDSHREINALQRSAVVVLQKSLKEGFGLTVTEALWKGKPVIGGASGGIALQVHDYQTGFLVHSPAGAAYRIRYLLRYNDKRARMGATGHEFVRENFLLTRHLRDYFSMLLWLDHPGTDVLAA, encoded by the coding sequence ATGAGCCTGTTGAACCGCTACGAAGAGGTTGTCGGCCGGCCCGAGATCGAACGGCTGCGGCACTTGGCCACACGCTTGGGAGGCAAGAAGATCATCCATGTGAACTCGACCCGGCAGGGGGGCGGCGTCGCTGAGATTCTCGGCTGGATGATCCCGCTCATGAACGAGCTGGGTATCGACGCCCACTGGGAGGTCATTCAAGGAAACGCCGATTTCTATCGCGTCACAAAGTCATTTCACAATGGATTGCAAGGCCTGCCTGTCAATCTGCGACCGGCAGACTTCAAGCTGCACCTGGATCTGAACGAAGCCAACGCACGGCGATTAGATTTGGAAGCCGATGTCGTATTCATACACGATCCGCAGCCGATGTTCCTACCGCGCTTCAGCACGCCTGGTAAAGTCGGCCGTTGGGTGTGGCGTTGCCATATCGACGCTTCTCGTCCCAATCGCGCTGTCTGGAAACACCTGGCGGCCGGCATCGCGGATTATGAAGCGACCATCTTTTCCATGGCCTCGTTTACTCGGCCATTGAATCGACCCATGTTCCTTATTCCCCCCTCGATTGATCCGTTGGCGGTGAAGAACTCGCCGCTGGACGATGTGGAGAGGATCGCGATTCTGGAACGCCTGGGAATCGATCCCGAGCGTCCCATGCTGTTGCAGGTGTCGCGCTTCGATCGCTTCAAGGATCCGCTGGGTGTTGTCGAAGCGTTTCGTCTCGTAAAGCCTGCGCACCCCGAGCTGCAATTAGTTCTGGTCGGCGGCCCTGCCGACGACGATCCCGAAGGGGCCGAAGTCTTGAACGAAGTTCTGGAGCGCGCCGGCGACGATCCTGATCTGCACGTGCTTTTGCTCCCGTCGGACTCGCATCGCGAGATCAATGCGCTGCAGCGTTCGGCCGTGGTCGTCTTGCAAAAGTCGCTCAAAGAAGGATTTGGACTGACGGTGACCGAGGCCTTATGGAAGGGCAAGCCGGTGATCGGCGGCGCCTCGGGTGGTATCGCCTTGCAGGTACACGACTATCAGACTGGTTTCCTCGTCCATTCGCCCGCCGGCGCCGCTTATCGCATCCGCTACCTGCTCCGCTATAACGACAAGCGAGCGCGGATGGGGGCCACCGGACACGAATTTGTGCGCGAGAATTTTCTGCTCACCAGGCATCTGCGCGATTACTTTTCGATGCTGCTGTGGCTAGATCACCCAGGTACAGATGTACTGGCGGCTTGA
- a CDS encoding glycosyltransferase family 4 protein, which translates to MKIAQIAPLYESVPPKLYGGTERVVSFLTEELVRQGHDVTLFASGDSITAAELVPVGENSLRLNENCVDSLAHHILLVERVARCASQFDILHFHIDYLHYPVSRRVPVPQVTTLHGRLDIPDLPPLYREFKDMPVVSISDSQREPLPGARWQATIYHGLPTNLLEFHPKPDDYLAFLGRISPEKRVDRAIEIAKRARMPLKIAAKIDNVDKDYFETQIKPLFGQSHVEFVGEINDDRKNDFLGRARALLFPIDWPEPFGLVMIEAMACGTPVIAFRRGAVPEVIDEGVTGCVCDSVDDAVERVKLIPNWDRKRCREQFEARFSIERAAREYVRLFEKLRNPGGADGRDHRGQ; encoded by the coding sequence ATGAAGATCGCGCAAATTGCTCCGCTCTACGAGAGTGTGCCTCCGAAACTCTACGGCGGCACCGAGCGCGTGGTCTCCTTTCTTACCGAAGAGTTAGTCCGTCAGGGACATGACGTAACGCTATTTGCTAGCGGCGATTCGATCACGGCCGCCGAATTAGTACCGGTGGGCGAAAATTCCTTGCGTCTGAACGAGAATTGTGTCGACTCGCTTGCCCATCACATCCTGCTCGTCGAGCGCGTGGCGCGCTGCGCTTCCCAGTTCGACATTTTGCACTTTCATATCGACTATTTGCACTATCCAGTCTCACGTCGCGTACCTGTTCCACAGGTAACGACGCTGCACGGTCGGCTCGATATTCCCGACCTGCCGCCGCTCTATCGCGAGTTCAAGGATATGCCCGTCGTTTCGATCTCAGACAGTCAGCGCGAGCCTTTGCCCGGTGCCAGATGGCAAGCCACGATTTACCACGGCCTGCCGACGAACTTGCTGGAGTTTCACCCCAAGCCAGATGACTATTTGGCCTTTTTGGGTCGCATCTCGCCCGAAAAAAGGGTCGATCGAGCGATCGAGATTGCCAAACGCGCACGTATGCCGCTCAAAATTGCCGCCAAGATCGACAACGTCGATAAAGACTATTTTGAAACGCAGATCAAGCCGCTGTTCGGGCAATCGCACGTCGAATTCGTCGGCGAGATCAATGACGACCGGAAGAACGATTTTTTGGGACGGGCCCGTGCGCTATTGTTTCCGATCGACTGGCCCGAGCCGTTCGGTCTGGTAATGATCGAAGCGATGGCCTGCGGAACTCCGGTCATCGCATTCCGTCGCGGGGCCGTGCCCGAGGTAATCGACGAAGGGGTCACAGGCTGCGTTTGCGATAGCGTCGACGATGCCGTCGAGCGCGTCAAGCTGATACCCAATTGGGACCGCAAGCGCTGTCGGGAACAATTCGAAGCGCGTTTTTCCATCGAGCGGGCGGCGCGCGAGTACGTTCGACTTTTCGAAAAGCTCCGGAACCCGGGAGGAGCAGATGGACGAGATCATCGAGGTCAATAA
- the treY gene encoding malto-oligosyltrehalose synthase, producing the protein MPSSKRTTSWPEDASTAKRQAVAGVIQGVPETSQVTKLDHLPPTTSQKKGDGAQQTVVDVVLAEIARRKVAPRATYRLQFHNGFGFREAASAVPYLRALGISHVYASPLGRARPGSEHGYDACSQQEFDPELGGQEGWDVFQSAVREQRMRLILDIVPNHMSTHSSNLWWNDVLENGPSSPFAKYFDVEWQPVKQELNGRVLLPVLGRQFGDALEAGDIRVEFQQGALSIRLGERTLPVDPKTAPLVLARRLDELRTALADDAEALADYESILTAFDHLPSRTATTTEAVVERQRDKEVVKRRLRDLAARSEVIRSFIDDNVAAINGTLGDPASFDELDGLLAAQVFRLCHWKAAGDEVNYRRFFDINELTALCVEDPDVFYDTHRLILRLLGETAVAGLRVDHIDGLFAPEQYLWRLQWGYLAELVARALKETTSVTGAKRVAAESQPATVSSADGNHVPDAMGDSSPDAADDTELAPRTIIALCDRLGLPRPGPDDWRAILGRDVHAAAAGEGTENAAQAVPTAAAGMHNIPLFVLVEKILGPHEPLPESWPVAGTTGYDFQQMCDGLFLPDDGWRQLKRDYARLVGETATFAEVAYDSKSLILRVAMSGELQMLAHHLNRISEQHRRTRDFTLNMLRYALREILVCFPVYRIYPGPAGVSQRDRHFVAQAVALAKRRSPATDPGVFDFVRDVLLLVHPPGLSEAAIHQRELFAGRFQQVTSPVMAKGVEDTTFYVYCPLLSVNEVGNGPEAPSVAPSAFHAWNKERASTFPQAMLASSTHDTKRSEDVRARLHLLAELPRPWRTAVQRWLRLNRRRHVEVDGLTAPSRNDEYLFYQSLLGIFPLDNGEHDNGPTLTEATLTERMGRYMDKAVHEAKQRTSWINPNEAYDRAVQDFVSKVLDDRRENRFLADLRKWQLPLATLGLVNGLAELVLKLTCPGFPDIYQGQETWAFRLVDPDNRQPVDFRAHEQLLAKVSQAVDGDSASCQRLVHDLTQNLSDPRTKLYVTWRLLELRRRLDPFFSNAVYMPLATHGIKAEHVVAFARVANTKDAAAQPAVLVVVPRLVARLVQLDLDAPGASLLPCGEEVWADTHIELPCKMSGTFVNVLTSAEHGLDSRASLAELLGQFPLAVLVRG; encoded by the coding sequence ATGCCCAGCAGCAAGCGCACGACCAGTTGGCCCGAGGATGCTTCAACCGCAAAGCGGCAGGCTGTGGCGGGTGTTATCCAAGGAGTGCCTGAAACGAGCCAGGTTACGAAACTCGATCACCTCCCGCCGACGACGTCACAAAAAAAGGGCGATGGGGCGCAGCAGACGGTTGTCGACGTGGTCCTGGCGGAGATCGCGCGACGTAAGGTGGCGCCGCGCGCCACGTACAGATTGCAATTCCACAACGGTTTTGGATTTCGTGAAGCAGCCTCCGCGGTTCCCTACCTGAGGGCTCTTGGGATATCGCACGTGTACGCCTCGCCCCTAGGGCGCGCGCGGCCGGGAAGCGAGCACGGCTATGACGCCTGCAGTCAGCAAGAATTCGATCCAGAACTGGGCGGACAAGAAGGGTGGGACGTGTTTCAGTCCGCGGTACGCGAGCAGAGGATGCGGTTGATTTTAGACATTGTGCCAAATCACATGAGCACGCACTCCTCGAATCTGTGGTGGAATGACGTGCTCGAAAATGGTCCTAGTTCGCCGTTCGCGAAGTACTTCGACGTGGAATGGCAACCCGTGAAACAAGAGCTCAACGGCCGGGTATTGCTACCGGTTCTGGGACGGCAATTCGGAGACGCACTCGAAGCGGGCGATATCCGCGTGGAGTTCCAACAGGGCGCGCTATCGATACGCCTGGGCGAGCGCACGCTGCCGGTCGATCCGAAGACGGCGCCGCTGGTCTTGGCACGCCGACTCGACGAATTGCGCACGGCGCTCGCGGACGATGCCGAAGCGCTTGCCGATTATGAAAGCATTCTCACGGCGTTCGATCATTTGCCATCACGCACTGCGACGACAACTGAGGCGGTCGTCGAGCGGCAGCGGGACAAGGAGGTTGTAAAGCGACGTTTGCGTGATTTGGCCGCGCGCTCGGAAGTGATTCGGAGCTTCATCGACGACAACGTTGCCGCGATCAACGGCACCCTCGGTGATCCCGCCAGCTTCGACGAGCTCGACGGCTTGCTGGCGGCGCAGGTCTTCCGGCTGTGCCACTGGAAAGCCGCGGGCGACGAGGTGAATTATCGCCGTTTCTTCGATATCAACGAGCTAACGGCGCTATGCGTGGAGGACCCCGACGTCTTCTATGATACGCATCGATTGATTTTGCGTTTGTTGGGCGAAACGGCGGTGGCCGGCCTGCGTGTGGACCATATCGACGGGTTGTTTGCACCCGAGCAATATTTGTGGCGCCTGCAGTGGGGCTATTTGGCAGAGTTAGTCGCGCGGGCGCTAAAGGAAACCACATCGGTTACAGGTGCAAAGAGAGTCGCCGCAGAATCACAACCAGCGACTGTTTCGTCGGCCGACGGGAACCATGTGCCTGACGCGATGGGGGATTCCTCGCCCGACGCCGCAGATGATACGGAGCTGGCGCCGCGAACTATCATCGCGCTGTGCGACCGTCTGGGGCTGCCGCGACCGGGACCGGACGATTGGCGTGCCATTCTCGGCCGTGACGTCCATGCCGCGGCAGCCGGTGAGGGTACCGAGAATGCGGCGCAAGCCGTGCCGACGGCGGCCGCTGGGATGCATAACATTCCCCTCTTTGTCCTGGTCGAAAAGATCCTCGGGCCGCACGAGCCGCTGCCCGAGTCGTGGCCCGTGGCCGGTACGACGGGTTATGACTTCCAGCAAATGTGTGATGGCTTGTTCTTGCCCGACGATGGTTGGCGGCAGTTGAAGCGGGACTACGCTCGCCTGGTCGGCGAGACGGCGACGTTTGCCGAAGTGGCCTACGACAGCAAGTCGTTGATCTTGCGGGTGGCGATGTCGGGCGAGTTGCAAATGCTGGCCCATCATCTGAACAGGATTTCGGAACAGCATCGCCGCACGCGTGATTTCACGCTCAATATGCTTCGCTACGCGTTACGCGAGATTCTGGTCTGTTTCCCGGTCTATCGAATCTACCCAGGGCCGGCGGGCGTCTCGCAGCGCGATCGGCATTTCGTGGCGCAGGCAGTGGCCCTTGCCAAGCGGCGGAGCCCGGCGACGGACCCCGGCGTGTTTGATTTTGTTCGTGATGTACTATTGCTGGTCCATCCGCCGGGACTGAGCGAGGCCGCGATCCATCAGCGCGAGTTGTTTGCCGGGAGATTTCAACAGGTGACCAGCCCGGTCATGGCCAAGGGGGTCGAGGATACGACGTTCTACGTTTATTGTCCCTTGCTGTCGGTGAACGAGGTGGGCAACGGTCCCGAAGCGCCGAGCGTGGCACCCAGTGCGTTCCACGCTTGGAATAAAGAGCGCGCGAGCACTTTTCCTCAGGCGATGCTAGCCTCTAGCACGCACGACACCAAACGCAGCGAGGATGTGCGTGCTCGGCTTCATCTGCTGGCGGAACTGCCGCGACCATGGCGCACTGCCGTGCAACGTTGGCTGCGATTGAATCGGCGCCGCCATGTAGAAGTCGATGGGCTTACCGCGCCCAGCCGCAACGACGAGTATCTGTTCTACCAGAGTCTGCTGGGGATCTTTCCTCTCGATAATGGCGAGCACGATAACGGCCCGACCCTGACCGAGGCGACCCTGACTGAACGAATGGGTCGGTACATGGATAAGGCGGTGCACGAAGCCAAGCAGCGAACCAGTTGGATCAATCCAAACGAGGCGTACGACCGCGCCGTCCAAGATTTTGTGTCGAAAGTTCTGGACGATCGGCGCGAGAATCGGTTTTTGGCCGACTTGCGCAAATGGCAGCTGCCGCTCGCGACTTTAGGCCTGGTCAACGGTCTGGCCGAACTGGTGCTCAAGCTCACTTGTCCCGGGTTTCCTGATATCTACCAAGGGCAGGAGACATGGGCCTTCCGCCTTGTCGATCCTGACAATCGGCAGCCGGTCGATTTCCGCGCACATGAACAACTGTTGGCGAAAGTCTCGCAGGCGGTGGACGGCGACAGCGCGAGTTGCCAGAGATTAGTTCACGATTTAACTCAAAACCTCTCGGACCCGCGAACCAAGCTTTACGTGACGTGGCGCCTGTTGGAGCTGCGGCGGCGTTTGGATCCGTTTTTCAGCAATGCGGTCTACATGCCGTTGGCCACGCACGGTATTAAGGCGGAGCACGTCGTGGCATTTGCGCGCGTGGCAAATACCAAAGATGCCGCGGCGCAGCCGGCCGTTTTGGTCGTCGTACCTCGCTTGGTAGCTCGCCTTGTGCAACTCGACCTCGACGCCCCCGGCGCCAGCTTGCTCCCCTGTGGCGAGGAGGTATGGGCGGACACGCACATTGAATTGCCCTGCAAGATGAGCGGTACGTTCGTGAATGTGCTTACCAGCGCCGAACACGGATTAGATTCCCGCGCTAGCTTAGCCGAGTTGCTGGGCCAATTTCCGCTCGCCGTCCTCGTGCGGGGATGA
- a CDS encoding mechanosensitive ion channel family protein — translation MKVTTIQCLGIFALLYGVLLSNNLFATEANVTTIAAEGTSAPSAVEKVTTPTSPPAAKVQVAPLAHDDEIRRRLIKILDITGRYSQVKVEVKEGVVFLTGQVQLDEHKAWAGELARNTQDVVAVINELDVAAPSAWNFQPAATSLEEMRYGAIRALPFMACAVVILLLAWVSARVVTRWMRVALTQRIPAALLREVFARAFGFLVLLAGIYLTLRIANLTHLALTIVGGTGLLGLVLGVAFGNITENFLASIFLSMQHPFQVGDLVEVAGVVGYVQRLTTRTTVSMTLDGNEVQIPNSTVYKSVIRNFTTSPNRRDDFTISIPRNASIDDAQQLAMDVLEHHPAVLHDPESLVLVDSMTDTTAVLRVYFWLNGKEHSWLKVRSSVIRLVQQALRPIEQSAVIEPDAAPAEKSSIPRRSAKRKRQSGSDHSAKTEARLAHSSPAAIANRAEGKLGTEADQIEEQAHEARRDDGENLLKPAPTDAAGEPHDVSSPVRA, via the coding sequence ATGAAAGTCACCACTATTCAATGCCTCGGCATTTTCGCGCTGTTGTATGGCGTTCTCTTGTCGAACAACCTGTTTGCCACCGAGGCAAATGTCACGACGATCGCCGCCGAGGGTACATCGGCCCCTTCGGCAGTGGAAAAGGTCACCACGCCCACCAGCCCTCCGGCGGCGAAGGTGCAAGTGGCGCCGCTTGCTCATGACGATGAGATCCGCCGACGCCTGATCAAGATTCTCGATATCACCGGCCGGTATTCCCAAGTCAAAGTCGAGGTCAAGGAGGGCGTGGTCTTTCTCACCGGCCAGGTCCAGCTTGATGAACATAAGGCATGGGCCGGCGAACTGGCCCGCAATACGCAAGATGTCGTGGCGGTGATCAACGAGTTGGATGTGGCAGCCCCATCGGCCTGGAATTTTCAACCGGCAGCCACCAGCCTCGAGGAAATGCGCTACGGCGCGATACGAGCCCTGCCATTCATGGCGTGCGCTGTCGTGATTTTGCTCTTGGCTTGGGTTTCGGCCCGGGTTGTCACCCGCTGGATGCGCGTCGCCCTGACCCAGCGGATTCCGGCTGCGTTACTGCGCGAGGTGTTCGCCCGGGCGTTCGGCTTTCTGGTTTTGCTGGCCGGCATCTATCTCACGCTTCGTATCGCCAACCTCACGCACCTGGCTTTGACAATCGTAGGAGGGACTGGCCTGCTGGGTTTGGTTCTTGGCGTTGCCTTCGGCAACATTACCGAGAACTTTTTGGCCAGCATCTTCCTCAGCATGCAGCATCCGTTTCAGGTTGGCGATTTGGTCGAGGTGGCCGGCGTGGTCGGCTACGTTCAGCGCTTAACGACTCGCACGACGGTCAGCATGACACTGGACGGCAACGAAGTGCAGATCCCCAACTCTACGGTTTACAAGAGCGTGATTCGCAATTTCACGACCAGCCCGAATCGTCGTGATGATTTTACCATTAGCATTCCCCGTAACGCGTCGATCGACGACGCACAGCAACTGGCGATGGACGTGCTGGAACACCATCCCGCCGTACTGCACGACCCGGAATCTCTCGTGCTAGTCGATTCGATGACAGATACCACGGCTGTGCTGCGCGTCTATTTCTGGCTCAATGGCAAAGAGCACAGTTGGTTGAAGGTTCGTTCTTCGGTCATACGCCTTGTGCAGCAAGCCTTGCGGCCCATCGAGCAATCAGCGGTGATAGAGCCAGACGCTGCTCCGGCCGAGAAAAGTTCCATTCCGCGCCGCTCTGCGAAACGAAAGCGTCAAAGTGGCTCTGATCACTCGGCCAAGACCGAAGCTCGTTTAGCGCACAGCAGCCCAGCCGCGATCGCCAATCGCGCCGAGGGCAAACTCGGCACGGAGGCCGACCAGATCGAAGAGCAGGCCCATGAGGCGCGCCGGGACGACGGGGAGAACCTATTGAAACCGGCTCCCACCGACGCGGCTGGCGAGCCGCACGATGTCTCGTCGCCCGTGCGTGCGTGA
- a CDS encoding sigma-54 dependent transcriptional regulator: MSKLLVIDDDRTVLHMISQAFRDSPVTVLTAQTAEQGLALIAERPDVVLLDIVLREGSGLDLVHQIRQLDAKLPVIFITGRGSSDTAIEAMKLGAYDYLLKPLHLPKLRELVDRALKIRDLMQVPVEVTTGEFCEPTGDELIGRSPQMQEVFKAIGRVAPQDVTVLIHGESGTGKELVARAIYHHSRRADKHFLAVNCAAIPEALLESELFGHEKGAFTSADQRRIGKFEQCSGGTIFLDEVGDMAPLVQSKVLRVLQEQRFERVGGGETIQTDVRIIAATNRDLKQMAADGEFREDLYYRLNGFSIKLPALRDRGEDVQLLIHRCLQRFNSEIGKDVRGLTPDALELLTSYPWPGNVRELEAVVKQALLQSTGPQILPEFLPDVVRFSEEKGVPAAPVNVASPASDLEAFVDGRLQKRSNDLYAEAIAMVDRYVLTRILQHTRGNQSQAAKVLGITRGSLRNKLRTLHSALGTTVTVDGDLDDQSAHEASVAR, translated from the coding sequence ATGTCAAAACTGCTCGTGATCGACGACGATCGGACGGTCTTGCACATGATCAGCCAGGCCTTTCGCGACTCGCCCGTTACCGTACTTACCGCGCAAACGGCCGAGCAGGGTCTGGCACTTATTGCCGAACGGCCGGATGTGGTGCTGCTCGATATCGTCCTCCGCGAAGGGTCGGGCTTGGACCTCGTTCACCAAATTCGCCAGCTCGACGCCAAGCTGCCGGTGATCTTTATTACCGGCCGGGGCTCGAGCGACACGGCGATCGAAGCGATGAAGCTGGGGGCTTACGATTATCTGCTCAAACCGCTGCACTTGCCCAAGCTTCGCGAGTTGGTCGATCGGGCGTTGAAAATCCGCGATTTAATGCAAGTGCCGGTCGAGGTGACAACCGGTGAGTTCTGCGAACCCACCGGCGACGAATTGATCGGCCGCAGTCCACAAATGCAGGAAGTTTTCAAGGCGATCGGTCGAGTCGCGCCACAAGACGTGACGGTACTTATCCATGGCGAGAGCGGCACCGGCAAAGAATTGGTGGCCCGCGCCATCTATCATCATAGCCGCCGTGCTGACAAACATTTTCTGGCGGTGAATTGCGCCGCAATCCCTGAAGCATTGCTGGAAAGCGAGCTGTTCGGGCATGAAAAAGGGGCCTTCACCAGCGCCGATCAGCGGCGCATCGGCAAATTCGAGCAATGTTCCGGCGGCACGATCTTTCTCGACGAAGTCGGTGACATGGCGCCGCTCGTGCAAAGCAAAGTGCTGCGCGTCTTGCAAGAACAACGTTTCGAGCGCGTGGGCGGGGGGGAAACCATCCAGACCGACGTGCGCATCATCGCCGCCACCAATCGCGATCTGAAACAGATGGCGGCCGATGGCGAGTTCCGCGAGGACCTCTACTATCGGCTGAATGGCTTTTCCATCAAGTTACCGGCGCTGCGCGATCGGGGCGAGGATGTGCAATTGCTGATCCATCGCTGCCTGCAACGGTTCAATAGTGAAATCGGTAAGGACGTGCGCGGGCTGACTCCGGACGCTTTGGAGTTACTTACGTCTTACCCCTGGCCCGGCAATGTGCGCGAACTCGAGGCGGTGGTCAAGCAGGCCCTTCTGCAAAGCACGGGGCCGCAGATCCTGCCCGAGTTTTTGCCTGACGTCGTGCGCTTTTCGGAAGAGAAGGGAGTGCCAGCGGCCCCGGTAAACGTTGCCAGCCCGGCCAGCGATCTGGAAGCATTTGTCGATGGCCGACTGCAGAAACGCTCGAATGATTTGTACGCCGAGGCGATCGCGATGGTTGATCGGTATGTCCTGACGCGGATTCTACAGCACACCCGCGGCAACCAATCACAAGCCGCCAAAGTGCTCGGCATCACCCGCGGTAGCTTGCGCAATAAGCTGCGCACTCTGCACAGTGCGCTGGGAACCACGGTTACGGTCGACGGCGATCTCGACGACCAATCCGCCCATGAAGCGTCGGTGGCGCGTTAA
- a CDS encoding DUF3309 family protein → MATLLLLILLLMVIGAVPAWPYNTGWGYYPSGGLGLALVIVLLLALFGAIPWNF, encoded by the coding sequence ATGGCCACGCTATTGCTTCTCATCCTGCTGCTGATGGTTATCGGCGCTGTTCCGGCGTGGCCCTACAACACCGGCTGGGGGTATTACCCCTCAGGTGGTCTGGGATTGGCATTGGTGATCGTCCTGCTGTTGGCTTTATTCGGCGCCATTCCTTGGAACTTCTAG
- a CDS encoding DUF5752 family protein — protein sequence MPQDFIVEDCSLVRCATGRACLNLRELLDAMRSASPIVLEHHLMRCALEDHFELYEFPNDLARWCWDALGDRELAEELALMNPYAFTSVEGARSELIDVLENHLWALERVPWCRPGLELHLVESRLVAFDTGERFATLAGVVEALPRMSRRSLFYHMHEAYRRNNVDDFSAWLEDIEAPIELIQRIRKIDFYFLNLNQLREQLIETMCAFLAEPHIVLGGAA from the coding sequence ATGCCCCAAGACTTTATCGTCGAAGATTGCAGCTTGGTACGATGCGCGACAGGGCGAGCCTGCCTGAACCTGCGCGAGCTGTTGGATGCCATGCGGTCGGCCAGCCCTATCGTACTGGAACACCATTTGATGCGCTGTGCCTTAGAGGACCACTTCGAACTTTACGAGTTTCCAAACGATCTGGCACGGTGGTGTTGGGATGCTCTGGGCGATCGTGAATTGGCCGAAGAACTGGCCTTGATGAATCCCTATGCGTTCACCAGTGTCGAAGGGGCGCGCTCCGAATTGATCGACGTACTGGAAAACCACCTGTGGGCCCTGGAACGAGTCCCTTGGTGCCGGCCGGGTTTGGAGTTGCACCTGGTGGAATCACGATTAGTGGCCTTCGACACCGGCGAGCGTTTCGCCACTTTGGCCGGTGTGGTGGAGGCATTGCCTCGCATGTCGCGACGCTCGCTCTTCTATCACATGCACGAGGCGTATCGCCGCAACAACGTCGACGATTTTTCGGCTTGGCTTGAGGATATCGAGGCACCCATCGAGCTCATTCAGCGGATCCGCAAGATCGATTTCTACTTTCTCAATCTGAATCAGCTGCGCGAGCAACTTATCGAGACAATGTGTGCCTTTTTGGCTGAACCCCATATTGTTCTCGGAGGTGCGGCATGA